In Miscanthus floridulus cultivar M001 chromosome 5, ASM1932011v1, whole genome shotgun sequence, one genomic interval encodes:
- the LOC136453787 gene encoding protein IQ-DOMAIN 13 — translation MGKKGNWFSALKKAFTSSPKEKPTNVHQLVAQYPSSHGHGRDKKRWGGFGRSRPHAEPASPAAGALINIPLYREPSSIEKILGDAEMDQQRQYYAATRAQYQITPARPTTAVAASAAAPLPQPVVGTARERERERSREDKPASVVLPLPPPSPPPLIRRFDHDREQQQKLQQPQSRAGTEWRQQQQQPRRHRAARQRAAPPDRARAAAVAIQSTFRGYMARRNYRSLRGLIRLQGVMRGASVRRQTAQAMRCMQTLVRVQAQVRTSRVEAMERRNWQHHSAMLRDGGRWRAGSQDGGIWDDSRLTREEADARTKRKVEAVIKRERALAYAYSHQLLKATPMAAHAILADLQSGRSPWWWTPIERRHEPGSYRPVEPASSKPRPALAMSHRETTTTTPMSMTAATTPARSVVSAYSKTRPTRPVTKVGTPPPPLRRAGSIRDDESLTSCPAFGGVPNYMTPTLSASAKARARAHLQQQQQQQQQKAAQEKPRFSFGLGQSIGSLAKSPFWKAGGGLPSSRVATPAASVAGGRHRSTRSISELSVDSTVSMPAGLGRRPFK, via the exons ATGGGCAAGAAGGGAAATTGGTTCAGTGCACTCAAGAAGGCCTTCACCTCAAGCCCCAAGGAGAAGCCAACAAAT GTGCATCAGCTGGTAGCGCAGTACCCGTCTTCGCACGGGCACGGGAGGGACAAGAAGCGATGGGGAGGCTTCGGGCGGTCGCGGCCGCACGCGGAGCCGGCGTCGCCGGCGGCGGGCGCGCTGATCAACATCCCGCTGTACCGCGAGCCGAGCAGCATCGAGAAGATCCTCGGCGACGCGGAGATGGACCAGCAGCGCCAGTACTACGCCGCCACCAGGGCGCAGTACCAGATCACGCCGGCGAggcccaccaccgccgtcgccgctTCTGCTGCCGCGCCGCTGCCACAGCCGGTGGTGGGAACAGCACGTGAGCGCGAGCGCGAACGCAGCAGAGAAGACAAGCCGGCCTCCGTGGTGctcccgctgccgccgccgtcccCTCCCCCGCTGATCAGGAGGTTCGACCATGACAGGGAGCAGCAGCAGAAGCTGCAGCAGCCGCAGAGCAGGGCCGGGACGGagtggcggcagcagcagcagcagccgaggcGGCACCGCGCGGCGAGGCAGCGCGCCGCGCCGCCGGACCGCGCGCGTGCCGCGGCCGTGGCGATCCAGTCCACGTTCCGGGGATACATG GCGCGGCGGAACTACCGGTCGCTGCGCGGGCTGATCCGGCTGCAGGGCGTGATGCGCGGCGCCAGCGTGCGGCGGCAGACGGCGCAGGCGATGCGGTGCATGCAGACGCTGGTCCGCGTGCAGGCGCAGGTGCGCACCAGCCGCGTGGAGGCCATGGAGCGGCGCAACTGGCAGCACCACAGCGCCATGCTCAGGGACGGCGGCAGGTGGCGCGCCGGCTCACAG GACGGCGGCATTTGGGATGACAGCCGGCTGACGCGGGAGGAGGCAGACGCCCGGACGAAGCGGAAGGTGGAGGCCGTGATCAAGCGCGAGAGAGCCCTCGCCTACGCCTACTCCCATCAG CTGCTGAAGGCAACACCGATGGCGGCCCACGCGATCCTGGCGGACCTGCAGTCGGGCCGGAGCCCCTGGTGGTGGACGCCCATCGAGCGCCGCCACGAGCCGGGGTCCTACCGCCCCGTGGAGCCCGCCAGCAGCAAGCCCCGGCCGGCGCTCGCCATGTCCCACCgcgagacgacgacgacgacgccaatgTCGATGACGGCGGCGACGACGCCGGCCCGGTCGGTGGTCTCGGCCTACTCCAAGACAAGGCCCACGAGGCCCGTGACCAAGGTGGGaaccccgccgccgccgttgcgccGCGCGGGGAGCATCCGCGACGACGAGAGCCTGACGAGTTGCCCGGCGTTCGGCGGCGTGCCCAACTACATGACGCCCACGCTGTCGGCGTCCGCcaaggcgcgggcgcgggcgcacctgcagcagcagcagcagcagcagcagcagaaggcGGCCCAGGAGAAGCCCAGGTTCTCGTTCGGTCTGGGCCAGAGCATCGGGAGCTTGGCCAAGAGCCCGTTCTGGAAGGCCGGCGGCGGGCTGCCGTCGTCGAGGGTGGCCACGCCGGCGGCGTCGGTGGCCGGCGGGCGGCACCGGTCGACGCGGTCGATCAGCGAGCTCAGCGTGGACTCCACCGTGTCCATGCCGGCCGGGCTCGGCAGGAGGCCCTTCAAgtag
- the LOC136453788 gene encoding membrane-associated protein VIPP1, chloroplastic, translating to MEIRAQPTSMRLAPPPASASFRRTPLRTSFLKGNVSLKVVQLRQSNVNRFKCNSIRSNLFDRLTRVVRSYANAVLSSFEDPEKILEQAVLEMNDDLTKMRQATAQVLASQKRLENKYKAAEQASADWYRRAQLALQKGDEDLAREALKRRKSYADNASSLRSQLDQQKGVVENLISNTKVLESKIAEAKQKKDTLKARAQSAKTATKVSEMLGNVDTSSALSAFEKMEEKVMAMESQAEALGQLATDDLEGKFALLETSSVDDDLSQLKKELSGSSLKGELPPGRTAVSNSGAGRPFPDLEIESELNELRRKAKEY from the exons ATGGAGATTAGGGCTCAGCCGACGAGCATGAGGCTGGCGCCGCCGCCCGCCTCCGCCAGCTTCCGCCGGACCCCCCTGAGGACCTCCTTCCTTAAGGGAAACG TGTCACTTAAAGTTGTGCAATTACGACAATCAAATGTCAACAGATTTAAGTGCAATAGCATACGAAGTAACCTCTTTGATAGACTAACAAGGGTTGTCAGG TCCTATGCAAATGCAGTTCTAAGTTCGTTTGAAGACCCTGAGAAGATTCTAGAGCAGGCAGTTCTGGAGATGAACGATGACTTGACAAAGATGAGGCAGGCCACTGCACAG GTCTTGGCGTCTCAAAAGCGGCTTGAGAATAAATACAAAGCTGCAGAACAAGCTTCTGCTGATTG GTATCGGAGGGCTCAACTTGCTCTTCAAAAGGGTGACGAGGATCTTGCTCGCGAAGCCCTTAAGCGGCGTAAATCATATGCT GATAATGCGAGCTCCTTAAGGTCCCAGCTTGATCAACAGAAGGGTGTCGTTGAAAATCTGATTTCGAATACCAAG GTTCTTGAGAGCAAGATAGCAGAGGCCAAGCAGAAAAAGGATACCCTAAAAGCTCGTGCTCAATCAGCGAA GACTGCCACAAAAGTGAGTGAAATGTTGGGCAACGTGGATACAAGTAGCGCCCTTTCTGCATTTGAGAAAATGGAGGAAAAAG TTATGGCGATGGAATCCCAAGCAGAGGCACTCGGCCAGTTAGCAACTGATGATCTAGAAGGAAAG TTTGCACTGCTCGAGACTTCATCTGTTGATGATGATCTTTCACAACTGAAAAAGGAATTGTCTGGAAGCTCTTTG AAAGGAGAGCTTCCTCCAGGCAGAACAGCAGTCAGCAACTCAGGTGCTGGACGCCCTTTCCCCGACCTAGAGATTGAGAGCGAGCTAAACGAGCTGCGGAGGAAGGCCAAAGAATATTAG
- the LOC136453789 gene encoding cytochrome b561 and DOMON domain-containing protein At3g07570-like: MARTMRAPKHVVQQCTPLPLFSVFLIALCFAASNLPPASSADSCSNGLSLGSLVPFNTTGLTCFQHWSSQDFVLRFGKAAPGSNAWSFVLSAPDNGGYISIGFSPTGRMVGSSAVAGWVTAAGAGSARQYYLGGTTSRSCPPDQGKLTLASGAAAPTVVSKGSRLYLAFQLAGQPLTDVVYAMGPSGTLPGSNGLLPQHQDMATGTISLSGGTSGGGSPATGGGDDDDDGGEGGEGKGKSNRPGEGSGDGGDDGDEGKGQRRTSSASASSSSGGAFQSAARRHGVLALVSWGVMAPAGVALARFFKRFDPFWFYAHVVAQGLGFLLGVLGVVAGFRLDDDEGPVITHKAIGVAVLVCAFLQVMALLARPAKETKARRYWNWYHHNVGRVAVVLGVANIFYGLSLANERQEWSYVYGIFIGVFAVVYLVLEEWRRRH, translated from the exons ATGGCTAGAACCATGAGAGCACCCAAACACGTGGTCCAGCAATGCACGCCACTCCCTCTCTTCTCGGTCTTCCTCATCGCGCTCTGCTTCGCCGCTTCGAACCTGCCCCCCGCGAGCTCGGCGGACTCGTGCAGCAACGGCCTCAGCCTCGGCAGCCTCGTCCCCTTCAACACCACCGGACTCACCTGCTTCCAACATTGGTCCTCGCAGGACTTCGTCCTAAGA TTCGGCAAGGCGGCGCCGGGGAGCAACGCGTGGAGCTTCGTGCTGTCGGCGCCGGACAACGGCGGGTACATCTCCATCGGCTTCTCGCCCACGGGGCGGATGGTGGGGAGCAGCGCCGTGGCCGGGTGGGTGACGGCCGCCGGCGCGGGCTCCGCGAGGCAGTACTACCTCGGCGGGACCACCTCCAGGTCGTGCCCGCCGGACCAGGGCAAGCTGACGCTCGCGAGCGGCGCCGCGGCGCCGACCGTCGTGTCCAAGGGGTCCCGGCTCTACCTCGCGTTCCAGCTCGCCGGGCAGCCGCTCACTGACGTCGTCTACGCCATGGGCCCTAGCGGCACCTTGCCGGGGTCGAACGGGCTGCTGCCGCAGCACCAGGACATGGCGACCGGCACCATCAGCCTGTCCGGCGGCACCAGTGGCGGCGGCAGCCCTGCTACCGGCGGCG gtgacgacgacgacgatggcggaGAGGGCGGCGAAGGGAAGGGCAAGAGTAATCGCCCAGGAGAGGGCAGCGGTGACGGTGGCGACGACGGTGACGAGGGGAAGGGACAGAGGCGCACGTCCTCAGCCTCAGCATCCAGCAGCTCGGGCGGCGCCTTCCAGAGCGCGGCGCGGCGGCACGGCGTGCTCGCGCTCGTCAGCTGGGGCGTGATGGCGCCGGCGGGCGTGGCGCTCGCGCGCTTCTTCAAGCGGTTCGACCCGTTCTGGTTCTACGCGCACGTCGTCGCGCAGGGCCTCGGGTTCCTGCTCGGCGTGCTGGGCGTGGTCGCCGGTTTCAGGCTCGACGACGACGAGGGCCCCGTCATCACCCACAAGGCCATCGGCGTCGCCGTCCTCGTCTGCGCCTTCCTGCAGGTGATGGCGTTGCTGGCGAGGCCGGCCAAGGAGACCAAGGCCAGGAGGTACTGGAACTGGTACCACCACAACGTGGGCAGGGTGGCCGTCGTGCTCGGCGTCGCCAATATCTTCTACGGCCTCTCGTTGGCCAACGAACGGCAGGAGTGGAGCTACGTGTATGGCATTTTCATCGGGGTCTTCGCGGTGGTTTACCTTGTGCTCGAGGAATGGAGACGTAGGCATTGA
- the LOC136450924 gene encoding LOW QUALITY PROTEIN: RHOMBOID-like protein 13 (The sequence of the model RefSeq protein was modified relative to this genomic sequence to represent the inferred CDS: deleted 1 base in 1 codon) translates to MGKPLIYEILEKPASSSVIGICSLIWWLIQKRGIGYADVGLSYEAAVDGGQYWRIITSAFSHISVVHLVFNISALWSLGVVEQLGQIGLGVEYYLHYTLVLVVLSGLLVLGFYHMMIQRFKVEYFRRVTAVGYSCVVFGWMTILAAKQPSSKLNIFGVLSLPISFAPFESLIFTSIMVPQASFIGHLSGIIVGYSIAWGLIHGMNNYWAITMLGWIALVFVLSLKRTGSMELSFIEIEPVTDPSLPSVGVLAPRNGRTLQMDVLPGRRVADIV, encoded by the exons ATGGGGAAACCGCTGATCTACGAGATATTGGAGAAGCCGGCGAGCAGTAGCGTCATCGGCATCTGCTCTCTGATCTGGTGGCTCATCCAGAAGCGGGGCATCGGGTACGCGGACGTCGGGCTGAGCTACGAGGCCGCCGTGGACGGCGGGCAGTACTGGCGGATCATCACCTCCGCCTTCTCGCACATCAGCGTGGTCCACCTGGTGTTCAACATTAGCGCGCTGTGGAGCCTCGGCGTCGTCGAGCAGCTGGGGCAGATCGGGCTCGGCGTCGAGTACTACCTGCACTACACGCTCGTTCTCGTCGTGCTGTCCGGATTACTGGTCCTCGGGTTCTACCACATGATGATTCAGAGGTTCAAGGTGGAGTACTTCAGGAGGGTCACTGCGGTTGGCTACTCATGCGTTGTGTTTGGCTGGATGACAATCCTGGCTGCCAAGCAACCGTCGTCAAAGCTGAATATTTTTGGGGTTCTTTCTCTGCCCATCAGCTTTGCTCCATTCGAGTCGCTGATATTCACATCAATCATGGTACCACAGGCTAGTTTCATTGGCCACTTGTCCGGGATAATTGTTGGGTACTCAATTGCCTGGGGTCTGATTCATGGGATGAACAACTACTGGGCAATCACCATGCTCGGCTGGATTGCACTTGTATTTGTCTTGAGCTTGAAGCGTACAGGATCTATGGAGTTGAGTTTCATTGAGATCGAGCCAGTGACAGACCCCTCGCTGCCTTCTGTTGGTGTG CTTGCTCCCAGAAATGGTAGAACTCTGCAAATGGATGTCTTGCCTGGAAGAAGAGTTGCAGACATTGTATAA
- the LOC136450923 gene encoding calreticulin-3-like, with product MPANFDNFLLCSLMFGPDICGTQTKKLHLILSYQGQNYPIKKDLECETDKLTHFYTFILRPDASYSLLVDNRERETGSMYTDWDILPPRKIKDVHAKRPKDWDDREYIEDPDEVKPEGYDSIPKQIPDPKAKKPDTWDEDEDGIWKPRMVSNPAYKGPWKRKRIKNPNYKGKWKTPWIDNPEFEDDPDLYVLKPLKYIGIEVWQVKAGSVFDNILICDDPEYARKVVEETWGANREAEKEAFEEAEKERKAREDREGQKAKDDGDRRRRRHKKHYRDHWDDYHDEL from the exons ATGCCTGCTAACTTTGACAACTTTCTATTGTGCAGCTTGATGTTTGGGCCAGATATATGTGGTACTCAAACAAAGAAGCTCCATCTTATACTCTCTTACCAGGGGCAGAACTATCCCATCAAGAAAGATCTAGAATGTGAGACGGACAAGTTAACACATTTCTACACTTTCATTCTTAGGCCTGACGCGTCTTATAGCCTACTTGTTGACAACCGTGAAAGAGAAACTGGGAGCATGTACACTGATTGGGATATCCTCCCTCCTCGTAAAATTAAGGATGTTCACGCCAAAAGG CCTAAGGATTGGGATGACAGAGAATATATTGAAGATCCTGATGAAGTAAAGCCAGAG GGCTATGATTCTATCCCAAAACAGATTCCAGATCCGAAGGCCAAAAAG CCTGACACatgggatgaggacgaggatggaATATGGAAGCCCAGGATGGTATCGAATCCAGCATACAAGGGACCATGGAAACGCAAG AGAATTAAAAATCCTAACTACAAGGGTAAATGGAAGACCCCATGGATCGATAATCCAG AGTTTGAGGATGATCCAGATCTTTATGTGCTGAAGCCTTTGAAGTATATTGGAATTGAAGTTTGGCAG GTAAAAGCTGGTTCAGTTTTCGACAACATTCTGATTTGTGATGACCCTGAGTATGCAAGAAAGGTTGTTGAGGAAACTTGGGGTGCTAATAGGGAG GCTGAAAAGGAGGCTTTTGAAGAAGCTGAAAAGGAGAGGAAAGCTAGGGAGGATAGG GAAGGTCAAAAGGCAAAGGATGATGGTGACCGGCGCCGAAGGCGTCATAAAAAA CACTACAGAGATCACTGGGATGACTACCAT GATGAGCTATGA